In Trifolium pratense cultivar HEN17-A07 linkage group LG7, ARS_RC_1.1, whole genome shotgun sequence, a genomic segment contains:
- the LOC123896095 gene encoding zinc finger CCHC domain-containing protein 9-like — protein MAGRNDLAIANALNNIAQAFGNIQGNAEEERLDRFLKNNPPTFKGMYDPEGAQDWLQEIERIFRAMASTDAQRVTLATHMLKGEADRWWGNARQRMQAAGILITWAGFKGAFLEKYFPADVQSKKEMEFLGLSQGTMSVAEYAAKFEDLIRYCPHYNNVENERSKCVKFENGLQPEIKAGIGYQELRQFATLVNKSRIYEEDNKAKSNHYKALSDKKNAGQNRSKPYDKPKVDQEGKQKTTDGHDTSGGGRCYRCGETGHKIAECKAENLKCYKCGKPGHFANECKNPVICFNCSEPGHISTECDKPWRTRDATPVKGKVFALWGSEPDA, from the coding sequence ATGGCCGGACGTAATGACCTTGCTATTGCAAACGCGTTGAACAATATTGCCCAGGCCTTTGGGAATATTCAGGGTAATGCGGAGGAAGAGAGGCTGGATAGATTTTTGAAGAATAACCCTCCCACGTTCAAAGGGATGTATGATCCTGAGGGTGCACAGGATTGGCTTCAGGAGATTGAAAGAATATTCAGGGCTATGGCGTCGACAGACGCACAGAGGGTGACATTGGCAACCCATATGTTGAAGGGGGAGGCTGACCGCTGGTGGGGCAACGCGCGACAGAGAATGCAAGCGGCAGGCATCCTAATCACTTGGGCCGGGTTCAAAGGGGCCTTCTTGGAAAAGTACTTCCCTGCTGATGTTCAGAGCAAGAAAGAGATGGAATTCTTGGGGCTGAGCCAAGGTACTATGTCGGTGGCCGAATATGCTGCCAAATTTGAAGACCTGATAAGATATTGTCCCCACTACAACAATGTTGAGAACGAGAGGTCGAAGTGCGTCAAATTCGAGAATGGCTTGCAACCAGAGATCAAGGCAGGTATTGGATATCAAGAGCTCCGTCAGTTTGCTACCTTGGTCAATAAGAGTCGGATCTATGAAGAAGATAACAAAGCTAAGAGCAACCACTACAAGGCCTTGAGCGACAAGAAGAATGCGGGCCAGAATCGCAGCAAACCATATGACAAGCCGAAAGTAGATCAGGAAGGTAAGCAGAAGACTACTGATGGGCATGACACAAGTGGGGGAGGCCGTTGCTATAGGTGTGGCGAGACAGGACACAAGATCGCCGAGTGCAAGGCGGAGAATCTGAAATGTTATAAATGTGGAAAGCCGGGACATTTTGCAAATGAGTGTAAAAATCCCgtgatttgttttaattgttcAGAGCCAGGCCATATTAGTACTGAGTGTGACAAACCATGGAGGACACGAGATGCTACTCCGGTGAAAGGGAAGGTGTTCGCCTTGTGGGGCTCAGAGCCAGATGCATGA